The proteins below are encoded in one region of Pseudomonadota bacterium:
- a CDS encoding AlpA family phage regulatory protein → MNKRYLRLPQVLERIPVSKSTWWSGVKKGTFPKSIKLSPRVTVWLEADIDTIGAKDRTEQANES, encoded by the coding sequence ATGAATAAACGTTATCTGCGACTACCGCAAGTGCTTGAACGGATTCCCGTAAGTAAATCTACGTGGTGGTCCGGCGTGAAAAAAGGCACCTTTCCTAAATCCATCAAGCTGTCACCACGTGTCACGGTATGGCTCGAAGCCGACATAGACACTATTGGAGCAAAGGACCGAACCGAGCAAGCTAATGAATCTTAA